The following coding sequences lie in one Gemmatimonadota bacterium genomic window:
- a CDS encoding phytanoyl-CoA dioxygenase family protein — MTTDCPTTPEDIAQYQKKGFISYPNFFNSEDLWELADALDHAVAINRARIKGAENAGRGRPEYELVFNQMVNLWTDYAGARKIALNKRLAESARRLSQAKQIRIYHDHALIKPPGVKSRETNWHQDFPYWSGMDRPGALSAWIAIDDVYIENGCMHFVPGSHKFGKQESVSLTTQGESIVQKMQERGHKVAEPETIELPAGGVTFHHGCNFHYAGPNLSDKPRRAFAIIYIPDYVLFTGKNDAAGAQEEMEIGKPWEHPLHPVIAG; from the coding sequence ATGACCACAGACTGCCCCACAACCCCTGAAGATATCGCGCAATATCAAAAAAAGGGCTTCATCAGCTATCCCAACTTCTTCAATTCCGAAGACCTCTGGGAACTCGCAGACGCACTCGACCACGCCGTAGCAATCAACCGCGCCAGAATCAAAGGCGCAGAAAACGCGGGACGAGGCAGACCCGAATACGAACTCGTATTCAATCAAATGGTCAACCTCTGGACCGACTATGCAGGCGCGCGAAAAATCGCCCTGAACAAACGCCTCGCAGAATCCGCCCGCCGACTATCACAAGCCAAACAAATCCGCATCTATCACGACCACGCACTCATAAAACCACCCGGCGTCAAAAGCCGGGAAACCAACTGGCACCAGGACTTCCCGTACTGGTCTGGCATGGACCGTCCGGGCGCACTCTCCGCCTGGATCGCAATCGATGATGTCTATATCGAAAACGGCTGCATGCACTTCGTCCCCGGAAGCCACAAATTCGGCAAACAAGAAAGCGTGAGCCTGACCACTCAGGGCGAAAGCATCGTCCAAAAAATGCAAGAACGCGGCCACAAAGTCGCCGAACCCGAAACCATAGAACTGCCAGCCGGCGGCGTCACCTTCCACCACGGATGCAACTTCCACTATGCGGGACCAAACCTCAGCGACAAACCCCGCCGCGCATTTGCCATCATCTACATTCCCGACTACGTCCTCTTCACCGGCAAAAATGACGCAGCGGGCGCGCAAGAAGAAATGGAAATCGGCAAACCCTGGGAACAC